DNA sequence from the Alphaproteobacteria bacterium genome:
GGCGGCAGCATGACCGCGCCCAGCACCAGCAGCCCCAGCGTCGCATAGCCCTGCGCCCGCGCCGGATACCGCGACAGCATATGCGCCACCCAGTATCCCCCCAGCAGCCCGATCTGGAAGAACGCCAGCGCCGTCAGCCACCCGCTCGGCGCTCCTCCCACCATCGGCAGCAGCATCTTCCCCAGCATCGGCTGCACCGCGAACATCAGTCCCGCAGACAAAAACAGCGTTAGCGAGAACAGCGTCGTCGGCGATATCTTCGGCAATTTGCTCACTTGTTTTTCTCCATCATGTCCATAAACCGCCCAAATAAATGCTGACTGTCATGCGGACCTGGGGAGGCTTCGGGATGATACTGGACGGAAAAGACCGGACGATTTTTCAGCCTTATGCCCTCATTGCTACCGTCGAACAGACTGACATGCGTGATTTCCGCATCGGCCGACAGGGTTTCCGGAACGACCATGAAACCGTGATTTTGGCTGGTGATCTCGATCTTGCCCGTCGCCAGTTCCTTGACCGGGTGATTGGCGCCACGATGGCCGCGAGGCATTTTTACGGTTTTGGCGCCAAGGGCAAGCGCGAGCAATTGATGCCCAAGACAAATGCCGAAGATAGGAATGTTGCGTTCAAGCAAGGCATGAATGAGAGGCACCGCATAAACGCCGGTCGCGGCAGGATCGCCGGGACCGTTGGATAAAAATACGCCGTCAGGCTTGAGCGCCAGAATGTCCTCTGCCTTGGTCTGGGCCGGCACCACGGTAACCCGGCAGCCGCTTTCCGCCAGAAGCCGCAGGATATTCCGCTTCGCCCCGTAATCGACGGCGACGACATGACGGCGAGGATGAGCTTGCTGGCCGTATCCCGCGCCTTGTTCCGCCCAACGCCACGCCGTTTCCTGCCATCCGTAAGTCTCGGCGCAAGTGACTTCCTTGGCGAGATCCATGCCTTCGAGACCAGGCCAGTCCCGCGCCTTGGCGATCAAGGCTTCGACATCAAAGCGCCCTTCGGGATCATGCGCGATCACGGCGTTGGGCGCGCCGATATCGCGAATGCGGATCGTCAGCGCTCGCGTATCGAGACCGGTGATGCCTATCAGGTTGTTGGCGGCGAGCCAGGGCGACAGATGCTCAAAGGCGCGCCAGTTGGAAGGCGACGATATATCGGCCCGCAGAACCAGCCCGCGCGCCGTGGGGCGCACGGTTTCGATATCCTGGAGGTTCGCGCCGACATTGCCGATATGGGGAAAGGTAAAAGTGATGATCTGGCCGGCATAGCTGGGATCGGTCAAAATCTCCTGATACCCTGTCATGGAGGTATTGAAGCATAGCTCGCCGACCGCCGAACCGGCGGCCCCTATTCCCCGTCCCCGGAATACCGAGCCGTCCGCCAGAACCAGAATGCCTGTCATAATGTCGGAACTGGGCGCGCATGAAACGGCGCGCTGGTGAGGCGTACTTGGCATGAGCATATATTTACGGCTATGTTGGATATCAATGGCAAAGGCCATATCAAGGTTGAGAATATGGCCGATGCATCATACCGATGCAAGAAGGATTATCGAAAATGTCGCTACGTCAACGAATTATGGATGCCCTCAAGGACGCCATGCGCGGCAAGCAGGAGCGGGAAACCGCCACCATCCGCATGATGATCGCCAAACTGCGCGAGCGGGATATCGAGGTCAGGCCGAGCGGCAATATGGACGGCATCGGCGAAGCCGCGATTCTGAGCATGCTGGAAGGCATGGTCAAGCAGCGCCGCGAATCGGTGGTCATGTATGAAAAAGGCGGGCGGGCCGATCTCGTGAAGCAGGAGAGCGAAGAAATCGCCATCATCGAAAGCTTCATGCCGAAAAGGCTGAGTGAAGAGGAAGTTAAAGCTGCTATCGCCCAAGTTGTGGCCGCCATCGGCGCCAAGGACATCAAGGATATGGGCAAGGTCATGGCCGAACTGAAGAACGCCTATGCCGGACAGATGGATTTCGCCCAGGCGGGCGCGCTGGTCAGGGCGCAGCTCGGCGCGGCGGCTTAATAATCTATGCCCGCAGCCTCCCTCTTCTCCCGCCGCTGTCCGATCATCGGCTGCGTTCATCTGCCGCCGCTGCCGGGCGCGCCGCTTTATGACGGCGATATCGAGCGCGTCTATGAGACCGCCTTTGCAGAGGCGAAAATTCTCGCCGGGGCGGGCATCGACGGGCTGATCGTCGAGAACTTCCACGACACGCCCTTTTATCCCGACAGCGTTCCGGCTGAAACCGTCGCCGCGCTGAGCGTCATCGCCCGGCAAATCGCCAAGGCGTTCAATATTCCGCTCGGCGTCAATGTCCTGCGCAATGATGCTCACGCCGCCGTCGCCATAGCCGTGGCCGCCGGAGCCGCCTTCGTGCGGATCAATATCCATATGGGAGCCGTCGTCTCGGAGCAGGGATTGATCCTGGGCAAGAGCCATGAAACGCTGCGCCTGCGCGCGGCGCTAAAATCCAGGGCGCTGATTTTCGCCGATATCGGCGTCAAGCATGCCGCGCCGCTGGTGGATCGCGGGCTTGCCACGGACGCCATCGATGCCCAGCAGCGCGGCCTCGCCGACGCCCTGATCGTATCGGGCACGAGAACCGGCCAGGCCACCGATCCGGGCGCCATAGAAGCGGTCAAATCGGCGTCGAGCCTGCCGGTTTACATAGGCAGCGGCATCACGGCGGACAATCTGCCGGACTATGCCGGAAAAATCGACGGCGCGATCGTCGGCAGTTATTTCAAGCAAGACGGCAAAGCCGCCAATCCGGTCGATCCAGCGCGGGTGGCGGCATTGATGGCAGCCGCGCGGAAATTAGCCTAAACGAATTTCACTACCGGCCCCTTTCTGGGCACCAAATAGCCGAAGGCGATGGAATCGCGGTCGGGATGCGGGACGATAAGGCCTCTGATTTCCGACGGACTGAGCAGAACATTCCCGACGAAATCCTTCGTCGCGGCATGCGCCTGCTGCGCCATCCGGAAACGCGCGCGGATGTCTTCTTCGGCGAAAATATCGTTATGCAACCTCACACCGAACA
Encoded proteins:
- the carA gene encoding glutamine-hydrolyzing carbamoyl-phosphate synthase small subunit, encoding MPSTPHQRAVSCAPSSDIMTGILVLADGSVFRGRGIGAAGSAVGELCFNTSMTGYQEILTDPSYAGQIITFTFPHIGNVGANLQDIETVRPTARGLVLRADISSPSNWRAFEHLSPWLAANNLIGITGLDTRALTIRIRDIGAPNAVIAHDPEGRFDVEALIAKARDWPGLEGMDLAKEVTCAETYGWQETAWRWAEQGAGYGQQAHPRRHVVAVDYGAKRNILRLLAESGCRVTVVPAQTKAEDILALKPDGVFLSNGPGDPAATGVYAVPLIHALLERNIPIFGICLGHQLLALALGAKTVKMPRGHRGANHPVKELATGKIEITSQNHGFMVVPETLSADAEITHVSLFDGSNEGIRLKNRPVFSVQYHPEASPGPHDSQHLFGRFMDMMEKNK
- a CDS encoding GatB/YqeY domain-containing protein, which encodes MSLRQRIMDALKDAMRGKQERETATIRMMIAKLRERDIEVRPSGNMDGIGEAAILSMLEGMVKQRRESVVMYEKGGRADLVKQESEEIAIIESFMPKRLSEEEVKAAIAQVVAAIGAKDIKDMGKVMAELKNAYAGQMDFAQAGALVRAQLGAAA
- a CDS encoding BtpA/SgcQ family protein, giving the protein MPAASLFSRRCPIIGCVHLPPLPGAPLYDGDIERVYETAFAEAKILAGAGIDGLIVENFHDTPFYPDSVPAETVAALSVIARQIAKAFNIPLGVNVLRNDAHAAVAIAVAAGAAFVRINIHMGAVVSEQGLILGKSHETLRLRAALKSRALIFADIGVKHAAPLVDRGLATDAIDAQQRGLADALIVSGTRTGQATDPGAIEAVKSASSLPVYIGSGITADNLPDYAGKIDGAIVGSYFKQDGKAANPVDPARVAALMAAARKLA